AGGGCCACGGCCTCTGCGCGGAACTCCTACCGGAACACATCACGCTGGACGAGTGGGGCTACCCGTTGGTGGACCGCACTCCCGTCCCGGCGCGCACGGTGAAACGAGCCCGCAGAGCGGCGGCCGACTGCCCCGTGCTGGCCCTGAGAATGACGGCCGGCGCAACCCCCTGAAGTGCGGATCCCCATCGGGAAATGAACGACGGCGTGCCCCTGCTAGGGTGCGCCGATGTCCTCGATCAAGCAGTTCCAAGTCACCTTCGACTGCGCAGAACCCGAGCGCGTCGCTCGCTTCTGGTGCGAGGTGTTGGGGTACGTCGTACCGGCGCCGCCGGAGGGGTTTGCCACGTGGGACGATTTCGATCGCTCGCTGCCGCCTGAGCGGCAGGGCGCGTCGTTCGCCTGCGGTGATCCGTCAGGCGTGGGCCCGCGGCTGTACTTCCAGCGCGTCCCCGAAGGCAAGGTCGTCAAGAATCGGGTGCATCTCGACGTGCGAGTCGGTACCGGGCTCGTGGGTGAACAGCGCCTGGCCACGCTCGAGGCCGAGTGCACACGACTGGTCGCGCTCGGCGCGACACGCGTGCACGTGCTGCTTGCCGACGACCACAACGAGTCGTGCATCCTGATGCGGGACATCGAGGGCAACGAGTTCTGTCTCGACTGAGCGTCGCGTCCTCCGAGACGGCGAGGCTGCGAAGTCGGGCGATGCGGAGCATCGCGGTGTGACCCCTCAGAGCCACCCGGCGAACTCCAGCAACAACTCGGCATCCCGGGGTCGTCCCACCCGAAGCGCCCGCAGACCCGACTCCACCGCCCGGAACAGCGTCCAGCCGCGCAGCCGCTCCTGGTCCAGCTCCAGCGACTCCGCGAGCCGCTTCACCCGGCGCCGGGTCGTCGCCGCCCCGGACGGCGAGGCGATCAGGTCCTCCACCCGGTCGCGGACCAGCCGGGCCAGGTCGAAGGCGCACTCGCCGACCACCGGATCCGGCCCCACCGCCAGCCACGGCACCCGCTCGCCCGCCAGCACCTTGCTCTGCCGGAACGTGCCGTGCAGCAGCCGGTGTTCGGGCGGTTCCGCCAGCAGCTCCGTACGGGCGGCGAGCGCCGCGTCCACCAAGGCGGCCACCTCGGGCTCGGCCTCGGCGCTCGCCCGCATCGCCTGCGCCTGCCGCCCGGTCCGGTCGGCCACGGACTCGAAGGAGTGGCCGGCCGGTGGCTCCACCCACAGCCGCCGCAACGTCCCCGCCGCCTCCAGCAGGGCCTTCGCCTCCGCCAGCGACCGCACCGACACATCGGGATGCAGCCGCTCGAGCAGCAGTGCCCCCGCAGTCTGCGGCCCTTCCAGCAGCTGGACGGCGCCCAGGCCGTCCCAGTGCGCCAGCGCGGCCCGCTCCGCCTCCGGCCGGAACCGGGGTGGGGCCAGCTTCAGCACGGCCGGTGTCCCGTCCGCGCGCCGCACGAGCACGACCAGGCTGGTCCGGCCGCCCGGTACCTGCACCCGATCGACCGTCAACTCGCGTAGAGCGACGGCCTGTCGGGCCGCCTCCGGCAGCTTCTCCAACCAGCCGTCACCGTCCGGTGCCGTCTCACCGAGCGCCCTGACCAGACGCTGCGGCGGTTCGAAAGCCATGCGCGAGTCGTTCCCTTCCTGCTTCGGGTCAAGCCGCTGGTGTGCCCGAGGGCGCTGCCGCCGCCGGAGGCGTGGCCCCTGCCGGTGCGGACGCCGAGCCCGTGGCCGGATCCGTACCGGTCCGCTCGGCGAGACCTGGGAAGGCTACGCTCCCGCCGCGCCAGCGCACCGCACGGACCGCCGCTTCGCGCAGCGCGCCCGCGGCCTCCCGGCGTCGTGCGTCCCCGGCTGCCCGCACCAGGTCGGAGTACACCCCGGCCACGCGCTCCTCCAGCTCGGTCGCGAGCCGGACCGCCGCCGCGGAGTCCGGCACCGGGAACGGCAGCGCGTACCCGGCACTCGCGGCGACCGGCTCGGCCCCCAGGTCGCGCACCTCGCGCACCAGCGCGTCCCGGCGCGCCCGGTGCGCGTCGTAGGCCGCCCGTGCCTCGGCGTTCCGGCCCTCTTGGATCCGTCCACCGACGACCCCGTACCCGTACACGGCGGCATGTTCGGCGGCCAGCGCCGCCTGGAGTGCCGTCAACTCCGCGCTCGTGGCCTCACTCATCGCGTCCCCTCCGTCAGCAGATAGGCGTGCGCCGCACCGGCCGCCGCCACCGAGGCCAGCAACCGGGCCAGTTCGCCCGGGACGTCCAGCAGTTCCGTGGCCCTGCGGTCGGCGAGCGCGCGCTCGGCGGCGGCCAGCGCGGCGAGCGCGTCCGTGTCGGTGATCGGCACGGCGGACGGCACGGCCGAGGGATCGGCCGGCGGAACCGAGGCGGAGTGCGTCGAGGAAGCCGTGGGGGAGACGGGGGAGCCGGTGGCGGACTTCGTGGCGGAGGGGGACTCCGTTGCGGCGCCTCCGAAGGCCTCCACGTGCCGTACGACCTCCGCCCGCAGCGGCCCCAGCCGCCCCGCCAGCGCCGGAAGGACGGCGAGCACGGCGTCGTACCGTGCCACCAGCCCGCCGCTCTCCTGGGCCGCACGCGCGCGTGCCCGCTCGGTGGCCGACGGGCTGCCGCTCGCGCTCTCCTCGGACTCCTCCGTACCGGACGAGCAGCCCACGAGCAGCGCGGCTCCCGCGGCCGACGCGAGCAGGGATCTTCTGCGCGGCCCCGAGGGGGTGCGCGAGGGGAGGGGCAAGGGCACGGCAGGCGTCCTCGGGGAACTCGTACGGAACTGGCGTCCTGGTGGGCGGCGGGCCCGTGATCACCGTACCCGCGCGGCCGCCCCGTACCACTCAGCGGCACCGCCCCGCGAGGGGCCGCCACCCTCCGTGCACAGGTGGACGGCAACACACCTTGCGACCGGATACCCTTTGACCAGACACGCGCCCCATCCCACAACAGCACACGCGGCCGAGGAGTCACCCGGATGAGCACCACCCAGAGCGAGAGGCTGCGAGAGCTCCTGGAACCGCTCGTCGCCTCCCAGGGACTGGATCTCGAAGAGATCACCGTGGACTCCGTCGGACGCAAGCGGGTGCTGAGCGTCGTCGTCGACTCCGACTCCGGAGCGAACCTGGACCAGATCGCCGATGTGAGCCGCGCGCTCTCGGCGAAGCTCGACGAGACGGACGCGATGGGCGAGGGCGAGTACACCCTCGAGGTCGGCACCCCCGGCGCGGAGCGCGCGCTCACCGAGCATCGCCACTACGTACGCGCCGTCGACCGGCTGGTGCGGTTCCAGCTGACCGAGGGCGGCGAGCTGGTCGCCCGGATCCTGACGGTCGACGACGAGGGACTCGATCTCGAGGTCCCCGGCGTGAAGGGCCGCAAGGCCACCGCCCGCAGACTCTCCTACGGCGACATCGACAAGGCCCGCGTGCAGGTCGAGTTCAACCGCAAGGACAAGAGCGACCGGCACGCCGAGAACGAGAACGACCAGAACGAGAACGACGAGAACGAGAACGAGATGGAAGAGGAGGCGTAGCCGTGGACATCGACATGAGTGCCCTGCGGGGCTTGGTGCGGGAGAAGGAGATCTCCTTCGACCTGCTGGTCGAGGCGATCGAGTCGGCCCTCCTCATCGCCTACCACCGCACCGAGGGAAGCCGCCGTCACGCGCGCGTGGAGCTCAACCGGGAGACCGGACATGTGACCGTGTGGGCGAAGGAGGACCCCGAGGACCTCGAGGAGGGGCAGGAGCCCCGCCCGTTCGACGACACCCCGTCCGACTTCGGCCGCATCGCCGCCACCACGGCCAAGCAGGTGATCCTCCAGCGTCTGCGCGACGCCGAGGACGACGCGACGCTCGGTGAGTACGCGGGCCGTGAGGGCGACATCGTCACCGGTGTGGTCCAGCAGGGCCGCGACCCGAAGAACGTGCTCGTGGACATCGGCAAGCTGGAGGCCATCCTGCCGGTGCAGGAGCAGGTCCCCGGCGAGACGTACCCGCACGGCATGCGCCTGCGGTCGTACGTCGTCCGGGTGGCGAAGGGTATGCGCGGCCCGTCCGTGACGCTCTCCCGCACCCACCCCAATCTGGTGAAGAAGCTCTTCGCCCTGGAGGTGCCGGAGATCGCCGACGGTTCGGTCGAGATCGCCGCCATCGCACGTGAGGCCGGTCATCGTACGAAGATCGCCGTCAGGTCCACCCGTTCGGGTCTGAATGCCAAGGGTGCCTGTATCGGCCCCATGGGCGGCCGGGTGCGCAACGTGATGGGCGAGCTGAACGGCGAGAAGATCGACATCGTCGACTGGTCGGACGACCCGGCCGAGATGGTGGCGAACGCGCTGTCCCCGGCCCGGGTCTCCAAGGTCGAGGTCGTCGACCTCGCGGCCCGCTCCGCGCGCGTGACGGTGC
The sequence above is a segment of the Streptomyces asoensis genome. Coding sequences within it:
- the nusA gene encoding transcription termination factor NusA, whose amino-acid sequence is MDIDMSALRGLVREKEISFDLLVEAIESALLIAYHRTEGSRRHARVELNRETGHVTVWAKEDPEDLEEGQEPRPFDDTPSDFGRIAATTAKQVILQRLRDAEDDATLGEYAGREGDIVTGVVQQGRDPKNVLVDIGKLEAILPVQEQVPGETYPHGMRLRSYVVRVAKGMRGPSVTLSRTHPNLVKKLFALEVPEIADGSVEIAAIAREAGHRTKIAVRSTRSGLNAKGACIGPMGGRVRNVMGELNGEKIDIVDWSDDPAEMVANALSPARVSKVEVVDLAARSARVTVPDYQLSLAIGKEGQNARLAARLTGWRIDIRPDIEQPTE
- a CDS encoding aminoglycoside phosphotransferase family protein, translating into MAFEPPQRLVRALGETAPDGDGWLEKLPEAARQAVALRELTVDRVQVPGGRTSLVVLVRRADGTPAVLKLAPPRFRPEAERAALAHWDGLGAVQLLEGPQTAGALLLERLHPDVSVRSLAEAKALLEAAGTLRRLWVEPPAGHSFESVADRTGRQAQAMRASAEAEPEVAALVDAALAARTELLAEPPEHRLLHGTFRQSKVLAGERVPWLAVGPDPVVGECAFDLARLVRDRVEDLIASPSGAATTRRRVKRLAESLELDQERLRGWTLFRAVESGLRALRVGRPRDAELLLEFAGWL
- a CDS encoding ferredoxin, translated to MSTDQHIDIDWTACQGHGLCAELLPEHITLDEWGYPLVDRTPVPARTVKRARRAAADCPVLALRMTAGATP
- a CDS encoding ferritin-like domain-containing protein — translated: MSEATSAELTALQAALAAEHAAVYGYGVVGGRIQEGRNAEARAAYDAHRARRDALVREVRDLGAEPVAASAGYALPFPVPDSAAAVRLATELEERVAGVYSDLVRAAGDARRREAAGALREAAVRAVRWRGGSVAFPGLAERTGTDPATGSASAPAGATPPAAAAPSGTPAA
- a CDS encoding VOC family protein — translated: MSSIKQFQVTFDCAEPERVARFWCEVLGYVVPAPPEGFATWDDFDRSLPPERQGASFACGDPSGVGPRLYFQRVPEGKVVKNRVHLDVRVGTGLVGEQRLATLEAECTRLVALGATRVHVLLADDHNESCILMRDIEGNEFCLD
- the rimP gene encoding ribosome maturation factor RimP, with amino-acid sequence MSTTQSERLRELLEPLVASQGLDLEEITVDSVGRKRVLSVVVDSDSGANLDQIADVSRALSAKLDETDAMGEGEYTLEVGTPGAERALTEHRHYVRAVDRLVRFQLTEGGELVARILTVDDEGLDLEVPGVKGRKATARRLSYGDIDKARVQVEFNRKDKSDRHAENENDQNENDENENEMEEEA